The DNA window aggTGTTCACCTGCCTCCCCACCACGCAGCATTAGTATGCTTCTATTTGTATGGTAAATTTTCTGATGCTGCCAGCTCACAATGCTGAGCGCAGCCGTCTGCTTCCCATATGCCACATGGCCTCCAGTGCCTCCTCTACTGCTTACCTTCACTCTCTGGGCTCCCACTGCGGATCAACTGCTATTCTGCCAGCCTTGTTTGTGTGCAGAGGATTTTTCCAACTGTAAGCTCCTCAGGAAGGGAACTTTGCCCAATTCTATTTCTCAGAGCACTGGCTATGCTATGGTATAGAAATAATGAACACAGAGTTATTAATGGTGTGACGTTTAGGTTTGTAACACCCTAAAAAGCATGGGGAGCAAGGCTCCAGGGTTCCTTTCAGACCCATCTCTAGACAATGTAGTCAACTTCTATTTGTTCAGTTTTTTGATCAAAAAATATAACATACATACAGCTGtttgaataaaaaatacatatatacttatattatttaaaaaatatatttctgagcACTTGCAGTAACCACTGAAATCCTCTAAAAAGCTAGCTGGGAATGGGAAAATTAATAGCGAGAAATCTCGCATAACTAACTACTGGGTAAAGGGGAGATCATCTGTCTTGTTTAGAGACAATCATATAAAATCTTTCATTCATATGTTGCTGCACATAAACATCCAGGGTTTGAATTGCTCAGACGGCATtcttaagaaaatggaaaatatttttagtagttCCTCCCTTACTTCTACAGTCTTCCTCTGTGTTTACTGCCAGTGTTGCTGTCCTGCCCCAGAGGTAACCCAACTGGTCTTGCAAAGTCTCCTAACTTTGCCCCACCTCCATCATTCACAATCTTGTCTCTCTAACCTACTCATTTTCCTCCATTCCACAAGCTAGTAGTTTCAAAGACATTCAGAGATTAATTAAAATGATTGGTGGGATGAGTAGGTGAGGGGGACAGGCTAAAGGGCTTGacaagaagaaagatgaaaaggaCTCAATCCATATAGCTTGGTTATGCGATGACTAATTGAGGGTGGAGGAGATGGACATGATATTCATTTACAAGTGCCTATAGTTCTAAGGAGCATTTTTATGTGCAAGCTCAAGTCTAGCTCAAGACTAGCTTTTGGTCTTCTTGTACAGATCTGGTTCCAGGGTCCTTCACTTCAAGCTGTGAGTCCCACTCTTCCCCCAGCCTACGCATTCCCAGTCCTCCCTTGTATCCtcaaatttgttttttattccaGCTCAGCTTTCAGATTCAGTTCCTGGATCTCTACCTGGCCACATGAGCCCTGCTGGGGGCAAAGAGCAAAAGGAGAGGCCGTGGAAGCTGGGGGTGGATGAGGTGGCACCTCTTTGCCacacctctgctgtgctgcacacTCAGGTGGACTTGAACCGACTACAAAAACACACCTTGAGGAACCAGGGAGGAACTGGGAGCAGGAGCACCTCTGAATTACTTTACTTCCATTTAGCCTAAGGAAACTCTGTTCCTTGTGCCCTCTCACTCACAGGTTTTTTCAGTACATTCTGATGTagtaaatagaagaaaaatatgtggtCTTTCTGACTCTTCAAACTCTTGCCTCCCTCAGTTGGGGAAATCTGCTTGATAGTAATTCCTTAAGCAAGTGAAAAGCAGTAGGAGAAAATCCAGTAATTCCCACTTTTGTTCACTTCATGCAGAGCTGAAACAGGATATTACACCTGAAAGCATGAAGTGagtaaaaagagaaggaaaaatctatctactaaaaataattgTCTATACAATAAAAATATCGTGAAAACATCTCTGATGAGGGGAACAAGCAAGATGGTGTAATATACctaagtttaaagaaaaaactgtgtgggaaaaagcattttctttctgtgagtACTGTTTCCAGTACAAATGGTCTAGAAATAAGCCAAGACCGTTTGTGATACAAGagtgaaacaaaacaacaaacccattTATTTCTGGACACCAAGTATACTTTAGATGGATGTGGTATGTATAAGAAATTTTAATCTGTCCCTGAAAAGCCACTTAATTATTCAGATTATCTGATTGCATCAGTCAGACTTGTATTGATTGATTAGAGAACTTTATAAATCAAAATCTGCATTACTGCTGCTCAAAGCATCTGCCTCTCACAGCAACAGAGATATATAgttcatttccatttccaacCCCTACCCACAAGTTAGTTTATTGAGACATGTAAATGGCTATGGTTTATAATTGGGTCAGTAAGTGTTCTTTCATACTACTAAAGGAATATTTACTTAAGGACATcaggaaagggggggaaaaaagtcctaAAGTAAGAGTTGTCTAATAAATCAGGGCATAGGCACCAAAATTCCCAGCTCCTCAGCTAATTGCCACGAAGTATCGCCCTATTCATGGGGCCCACTTCTGATCTGCGGCACTCAGCGAGTCTCACGTGGTGAACTTGGGGCACTCGGCTGAAATCTAAGCTGAGACCTCCGTAAGCACCCGCTCACCAGTCAGTCCCGAATTAGGTATAAAACCCCCTCGGAGCAGCAAAGAGcatttgccttttatttcagAGCTTTCCTGCTACGAACAACTTCTATGACCAGCTTGACTGTCTATTGCCAGCCTCAACCAAATAACCCCTAAGTGAGCAGCAATTATCATAATGAGTGGACTGACGGGTGTCCCTCATAGCTACAGGCCTCAGTAGCAACATGTCTCTGGCAAACTGGAATGTCCAGTCCTGAAACTCCACCTCTGTAAAAGGAAGGAAGTAGAAAACTGAAATGGGTGggggataaaaataaaaagaaattaatttactttaagTTAATATCTCCAGCCTGATCTAACACTCGCTGAAGCTAATGAAGAACTTGCATTGATATCAGTGGGGCTGAACTGAACAATAAAGGCAGAGGTTTTTAGGTTATACAAACATGTATTAAATAGAGTGGTTAAAGCTACACTGACCATGTTCTCTGTAGTCTGAACTAGGCTTTCTAGGACAAAAGAAAcgtagaaaaaaatcaaaaagagataaaccaaaacaacaaaactctAACTAAATAAAAACGTCAACAATTAATCAGaacaaacttaattagtattatTTGTCTATACAGAAAACTGACTAAAGCAAATTATTTGCATGGCTTCCTATGTAacagaaaccaggaaaaaaaaaaccttttaagcttaattttaaaataatccttattttacaataaaaaccTCCACATAGCAAACTACTTAATATTCATGTCTTATATTTCTCcagaatttcttccttgcataGACTAGCCCTTTGTAAACATCAAAACTGCATGCTGACACAACAGAGATCACTTATGGACCCTCTCAGGGGAGTTTTAACGCAGCAAGGCCTGCCACATCAGGTCCAGCTAGATACCCTACTTCTGTCAGGAGCCAAGAGTGGATACCTGGAGAGGCACACAGAACCAGGGCACACACACAGCAGTTTTGCCTTGCGGTGCTCTCCCAGGCACGAGCCATCTGCAGCTTTGAGATTTCCAGATCCAGAGATGCACTCCATTAGATAGCCCTTAAGTGATTTATTCTGTGACTTCAACCAATCACTTTAAAATCCCTCAGTCCACACAGCACTCTTGCCAAGGAGTTCCACAGCTTAACTACAATTCTGTGAAGACATTTCTCTCATTTGCTCTGAACCTGCCAGTTTAATTCGATGCCACTTGGTTCATGTGCCAGAAGAATCAGTCACTGGTCTCTATTTACCTTTTATGTAAAGATTAAAAAGGAGTTAAACAGCTGCTTCTAGCCTTCACTGCATTAACAAATTTCAGCGAGTTTCTTATGTGTATGCAGTTACTTACTGCTGTTCGGCAAAACTATTTGCAGCTGAAGCTACAACAGCAGTTGAGTAGTTTGAGCTACCTGCCACAGACAGATGCTGCCTGTGTGAAGGTGTGTATACTAACAGCACACAGCGAGCCCCCCATTCCCTGTCAAAACTTTGTATTTCATGCCACGGACTGTTCACAGAAAGGTTCAAAGAAATGCATATATTGTTTGCATAATTCCTGTCAACATATAAAGTAACACCACTGCCCACCATGTGGGCCAATGAATATAGTGGCTGAAGTCAGGTGGGAACACCAGGGGgtaatggggaagaaaaaaaataatcaacaacTTCAAACAGGGGAGCTAGACATTCACTTTTCTTCCACAGCTGCTTGTGTCTCTGTTTGCTTCATTGTTGCTTCCTATACTGTAACTGGTAATTATGTCATTACATCTAGGAAAAAATAGCACTGGAGAATTTGAAAGTGTGTTTTCAAACCTAGACATAAGTTCATCAGCTTCGCATATCATAAAAAGTGATTTAACCTGATAGACTAAATTCTTCCCTGACATAAAATGCTGGACCACCCCACAACAGCAGGTAACAGATTTGTACTGCAAGCATAAGGAGCACTTGTTGCACTGTTGGCAACACAGCACACCAGTACACCCCTTCAGTCGTCGTACCCCGTATTGCCACTGCCTGTGCTTAAAGAGCTGCTGCACTGTATCCCAGAGGAAGCTGCCTGTCAGCATTCACAAATACACATCTCCCAGAGAAAAGGGTGTGTGCAGGGCAAGGTGAGGAGGGGGAAGGTAAGAAAAATTAATCCAGGCAGCAGGGCACACCCTTTTATTAGAGATACGCGCTATACAGATGCATGCCACGCTCAGTATAGAGCAGTCACGGCGAACCAGAGATCACCCATCTGTTGCTCTGAAGTGAACATGCCAGCACACACTTTTCTCCTCAACTACCATCCTTCAACTCCAGCCCTTATTTTCTCTCCCGACTAACCCGTACTTCCACAGTAATGCGAGGACTCTCTCAAATCAGGCCGtcaccaccccctcccctcgGAGAACGAGTTTAGAGAAACCCATCAGGAAGCAGGGTTTTTCTTGCCAGGCTTTATTTCCCCCGTTATCCCGGCACGTTTCTGAGGCCGGGAATCGATATCCCCGGTCACCGCGACGGCAAACCCCTGCCCTCGCGTACACCCCTGCAGCGCTCAGGCGGTATCGGACGAAACCCGCATCCCCCCGCCAGGGTCCCCGGCCCTCCGGACGGCCCCTGGCGTTGGCGGCCCTCCGGGCGCCGGGACGCCCTTTCCGCGCGGCGGGGCTCCCCCAGAGCCGCTGTCCCCGgccaggaggcagggaagggcgaggccccggccgccgccagCCGCAGGCACGCCCGGCcagcggggaggggagcggagaGGGACGCTGGGCCcctcggcggggcgggcgcggcctCAGCCTcggccccggcggggagcgccgcgggcGCGtgggcgggggcggccccgcggcggtTGGTGCCCGCCctggccccgccgcggccccagCACCGCCCCCGGCCCTGCCTGGAAGCCGCACGGGCGGCGGGACCGCGGCGAGGAGGGGAAATCACGTGAGGCCTCCCCCAGAGCGCCACCTTGAAGGGCCGTACCACCGgtggcgtggggggggggggggggcgggagcgggggacACACGACAGGCGGAAAGCCGCGGGAGCACGGCAGAGTGCGACCCGTCTCCGGCCCGCCGCTGGGACAGGCCGAGGGACGCGCGGGGGACCGCGGAACCAAACGGGGAAAGGCGACGGCttgcgggcggcggcggcggcgcgagggggctgagcagctccccccgcccctccggCGGGCGGTTGGTACGTGGCCGTTAAGGAGGCGCCGGCGGCGGCCAACCCCGCTCGCGCTCTGGACGCGGTAACCAGATATTCAAAAACAATACGTCAGCCCACAATGCTCCGAGCCGCCGCCAGCATTACCTCATCCCACAAGGCCCCGCGCCGGCGCTGAGAAGCTTCTAGGGGCGGGGTGGCCATGGCGACCGGCTGATATGCACCGGGCCGGGCCAGCGGCCCGCCTCCCCCGGGAGAGGCGGCGGCAGCCAATGGGGAGCCCGCGGGGTGACATCATGGGCTATTTTTAGCGGGCTCCCGGTCGCTGATAAGTGAAGGGCTCCACGCTGGGAGCGGGCTCAgagcgcggggcgggcgggcggcagcgcGACTCCGGCCGCCGGGAGCGGGTGAGCCGAGCGGGCACAGCACAGCGGCCACCACCACAGCCGGGCTGAGCCGAGGCGGGGAAAGTACCCGCGGCAACTTGTGGCGGCGGAGCAGCgtcccggccccgcggcggcggtAGTAGCAgcgaggagcaggaggaggagggcggcgAGGCGCCCCGCCGAAGCCCcgccaggccaggccaggcgGACTCTCAGCGCGGCGGCGCCAGGGACCGCGGGCCCGGCCCGCGCCGGGAGGACCTTCCGCGCCCCGGCGAGAAGTAAGGCTCtgctcccccccttccccgctcCCTGCGCGGCCGGGAGGGTTGGGGtggcggcgcggagcggggcgcaAGCGGCGGCCGGGCAGCTTCTCCGCGCTGCCGCAGCTCCCGGCGCCACTCCGCGGACTCTGTTCTATGAGTGCAAAGATGGAGCCTACTTTCTACGAGGATGCCCTAAACGCCAGCTTCGTGCCGCCGGAGAGCGGCGGGTATGGATATAATAACGCCAAAGTGCTGAAGCAGAACATGACGCTGAACCTGTCTGACCCATCCAGCAACCTGAAGCCGCACCTGAGGAACAAGAACGCCGACATCCTCACCTCCCCCGACGTGGGGCTGCTGAAACTGGCCTCGCCGGAGCTGGAGCGGCTCATCATCCAGTCCAGCAACGGGTTAATCACCACCACGCCGACCCCGACGCAGTTTCTCTGCCCCAAAAACGTTACCGACGAGCAAGAGGGGTTCGCGGAAGGCTTTGTGCGAGCCCTGGCGGAACTGCACAACCAGAACACCGTGCCCAGCGTTACCTCCGCCGCTCAACCTGTTAACAGCGGAATGGCACCTGTGTCCTCTATGGCCGGCAACAGCAGTTTCAATACGAATTTGCACAGCGAGCCCCCGGTATACGCCAATCTCAGCAACTTCAACCCCAACGCACTCAACTCCGCACCTAACTACAACGCAAACAGCATGGGCTACGCACCTCAGCATCACATAAACCCCCAGATGCCCGTGCAGCATCCCAGGCTTCAGGCTTTGAAAGAAGAACCTCAGACTGTACCTGAAATGCCAGGGGAAACTCCTCCCCTGTCCCCTATTGACATGGAGTCGCAGGAGAGAATCAAAGCCGAGAGAAAACGCATGAGAAACAGAATTGCAGCATCCAAATGCCGGAAAAGGAAGTTGGAAAGGATTGCCAGGttggaagaaaaagtgaaaactttgaaagCCCAAAACTCAGAGCTGGCATCCACTGCCAACATGCTCAGAGAACAGGTTGCACAGCTTAAGCAGAAGGTCATGAACCATGTCAATAGCGGGTGCCAGCTAATGCTAACACAACAGTTGCAAACGTTTTGAAGAGACTGTCTTCAATGAGAACTGTGTTATTGTGGtataactaaaacaaaaaaccaaaagtggCAGACGCATAAAAAGCTTGTGGTAAAAGCTGAAAGGCTGagtcctgcctgtgctctgcaaaGCATATGTGTGGAAAGACTGGCAAGCCTTCGGCTTGAGTTAGTAGTGAAGCGGCCAGCACCGCTCCGAGAAGTGCTGTTCCTGCTCAGATGAGATGTCAGATCTTCGTTTAACATTGACCAAGACCTGCATGGACCTAACATTCGATGATCATTCAGTATTAAAGGTTAAACTGCAATAGAAACTGTAGATTGCTTTATGTAGtattccttaagaaaaaaaaaaagtgggaggGAGGTTTGTGGGAGGCtgataaacaaaaaagaactaTTCTGCCTGCCTTCAAGTAAATTGTGTATGTacatatctttttttattttattttatgaaagttGATTAATGTCAATAAACTACTTCATGACTTTGtaagttatttttatgttgtttattTGGGCACTGCCCAGTATTGTTTGTAAATAAGAGGCTTTTTTTTAGCACTCTGAGTTTACCATTTGTAATaaagtataattttttaatgtttctgtttctggaaaaattCTAGAAGGTTCtattatatttaagaaaaataaaataattaaaatgcatttccctctcacttttttttttgctagtacCTGAGTTGGGAAAATGCCCTTTATGCTGAACTCTAAAGGGTAGGGATTATGTTAAACTTACTCTGTAACTACAGGCATGTCCTGGAGAATGTGTAGAGGAGAGGGTGAAAACTAGATCATGATCACTAACTTTTTAGGTTGTCCTGAAGTTGTTGTTCCCAATCATAACCTGATGAACTTGCCTACCATGTTCTGGTGGCCCAATTTAGACAGGTAACTTCAGGAGCTGAAGAGGTGTAGGAAGCCAGTGCATGAAATTGCTCTATAACTGGGAGCAACTGGCTACTTGACCTGAcatgctttttattaaattaatgcCCTCCAGAAGATAAGGCAAGCAgttgtatttacaaaaaaaaaaaaaaaaatcacctttattGCTGTGTTCCTTCCTTCCTAGGTAGGTGATAGTTGTTTGTTAATATTTATGACAATGCTGCTGTCAACAGTAAAACAATTTCATAATCTTTTTCCTGTCTTGAAATCCTTTCCCTTTTGACTGTCATTAGGGGTTCTAAACCTTTAGCaacagaaagctggaaaaactgaacttaggagaaaatgaaaagagcaACTTGCTGAAACAAGCATCAGAAGTTGCTGTTTTTCAGCAACTTGCTGAAAGTAACAACTTCTCTGGCACttcctgtgtatttttaataaaatcgTCTTGGTTTTTAGTACAATGGCAATATAAATGCATACCTTAGAAAAATGCTACTTAACCCATGGGGGGGGGTGACACCAATTGTTATACAGGAATTTTCAACAATTCATTTAGTTTAATAAGCATATACTTGAAGGGAGACTGGATGGTTTCCTGCTTGCTGTTTAGAGCCAAACAGCTAGGAGGAAATAGATGCTTCAAAAGACAGCcagaaaatattagaaattaattattaGTGAATGCTAACTTTTTAGAGCAGGCAGTCTtgaagatgtcttttttttccttaaaataggAATAAGCATAATTTTAATTGAAGTGACAGTCTTTAGTTTAAGGTCACTTCACAAGATGACCAGATAATTG is part of the Phalacrocorax carbo chromosome 6, bPhaCar2.1, whole genome shotgun sequence genome and encodes:
- the JUN gene encoding transcription factor Jun, whose translation is MSAKMEPTFYEDALNASFVPPESGGYGYNNAKVLKQNMTLNLSDPSSNLKPHLRNKNADILTSPDVGLLKLASPELERLIIQSSNGLITTTPTPTQFLCPKNVTDEQEGFAEGFVRALAELHNQNTVPSVTSAAQPVNSGMAPVSSMAGNSSFNTNLHSEPPVYANLSNFNPNALNSAPNYNANSMGYAPQHHINPQMPVQHPRLQALKEEPQTVPEMPGETPPLSPIDMESQERIKAERKRMRNRIAASKCRKRKLERIARLEEKVKTLKAQNSELASTANMLREQVAQLKQKVMNHVNSGCQLMLTQQLQTF